The sequence tttgtcatcggttatgattttataaacctctttatgattaaaatgtttattttgttGAACTTGTTGatctttataaataaaacataaaacggACGATTCATaatcatttaattaaatattacttTCCTCTCAATAATATATCTCAGATTTTTTAAACAACaatttattttcacttttatcaGTCAGCCAATTATTTCCCACATCTTTATATCCTAAAATAAATTCCcgattatattttgattagtcTAAGATTATTTTTGAGGTGCTAGGTCCATCCCAAACATCCATTAACCTCTAGTAGAGTAGTATTATCCcgaacacacacaaaaaacaaaaaacaaaaaacaaaaaacaaaaaaacaaaaaacaaaaaacttttgcctttatttgaaataatcaaaaaGTTTCAACTGTACTACTAATTCAACATCTCTGGTTCAAACAAAAACCAGAGAAGTGCGTGTATTGACTTTGACTAAGACCAGACGTACCGGTGAAGATCAACTTTGAACTAGTTGGTGTTGGTAAGTTAACACTATACGTTGCTATTTTTTGACCGCATTAGATCAATGTCAACACTGTTATTTCATTTTacgttttaagttttaacataCCATCACCAACTAGTTCAAAGTTGATCTTCACCTAACAAACCCGGTTTATAACAGACTCGGTCAACAAAAAGAGTTGACCAACAACCTAGTGATGATACCTATCCTTTTATAAGGAGTAACAACTGCGTTAACAAAGTTCCATCACAAACCAAACTACACACAATATCTCTCTCTCAAAGAACATTAACAAGAGAATTTTCTTTTCAAGAAATCAACAATGGAGAATCTGAGAAATGGCGAAAAAGGCCACTCTCATTGGATCCaatttatgttatttgatcAATCTTCAATAACAACTCTTCTCTTGAAGTGTCTTGGTCTCGAAAGTTCTtcatcctcatcttctagctcttcCGTGTCATCTCACTGTGAGGAAGAAGACGATATCGAGATGAAGGAGGATGAAGATGATATGACCGTTGAAACCACAGAGCGGAGGTTGCAGAAGAGTAAGCCTAAGCCTAAGCCAAAGCCAAGCCCAGGAATAGGAGGCAAAATCAACTAGGATCCATGTAAACCTATACGTGTATACTATAGTCTTTActttaaatatacaaacacacacacatatacagAATAAGTAAATGCAAATGCATACAAACAAAGCTGTAATATGATTTATATAGTCATATGTTTTGAATGTCAATCTGATAATAAAAtcaagtttagtgttattaTTTGCTTACCGATTAACATAGGATAATCAGCTTCAGCATGCATGGGCTTAAATCGATTAACCCTATTAATAATCGAGTGACTGAACAAATGCAACCTTCAGCTTTAATGGGGTAATTAGTGATTAAACGGCCACATAGACCGATTTTTTAATGcctaaacatatatttttaaaaatgttcaagaaaaatagtttctttttttaagtcTAATTTACTGCCGCctaaaccgatttttagaatACTGATACGTGAAACAGGTTTCTGTTGGTGGTCGATGGATTAGGTTCAAGACTTACTCAACGCTACAAAGAACATTGGAGATCTGGGGTTTGTTCTAACGTTTATTTTCAGGACATGGTTAAGCAATCAGAATTTTTCATACAACGGTTGTTAGTTGTGTTACTTGTCTATtagtattattttgttttgttaaaaaaacattctcatttgcttactttttgtttttactttaggGGGAATGACTGAGGAGAAAAAGGTTTTAGCTAAATGGTTGAAGGAAAACGTATTGAGATTAGGtcctatatttattaaaaattggcCAGCAGTTTTCTACCAGAGTGGATATTCTTCCTCAAGAATATGTTTTGATCAATTATCAGAACTTCAGGTTTGATTCCTTCTTAATCCAATGGCTACTCTTATGTGttgcatatttatttatttaattaatgatatatttCGATCGTTTTGATTATGAACCTATAGCTGCAGCTAGTCTTGGTAATAGTCTTTTGTGGTAATGTATGAATCTTACCTGGAGCAAGCAAGAAAACTATGACAATCGCAGTCTTACAAACAGAGATCAATCTTGCCTctctcaacaaaaaaaaaaaaagaattaatcaAGATCAATATCaatgtcatcatcttcatcaatcTTCTGACCGAACCCCCTTGGTCCAGCTCTGGCTCTGGTTGCTGCTTTCTTCTTGCCACTTTTCTTAGACTTCTTTGCTGCCTCTTCTTTCTCAAACTTGTCTCTCTCCCTCTTCCCAAGAAACTCAGTCACTCCTATGTAAACAACCTGTAACAAACAATCTTACTCTCACCGGTTTAGGCACTTGCAAACCGGGTTTGGTTTTGAGTCAAACATTGTTAAAATAGATTAGGATAAGATTTTTCGTAATATGtggatataaaaaaaacttacaccAATGGTGAGAACACTGAGAGCAAGAAAAGCGGCAATGAGAAGTACTTGTATGATCAAAGCAACACCATCttggccaccaccaccaccaccagacACAATAgcttctgaagaagaagaagtatcaGAAGAAACTATCTCCTCTGGTGTTGCTGCACACAATCTCCATAATTGTCTGTCAGAAGAAGACAggatcttctttctctttgaaaCAGACCAAGAGAGTGGAGGAGATAACTGGTGGGTGGTTTTAGCTGGATTCTGTAGTCTTGGTCTGAAACTCGGAAGAGAGAGATATGGAGTTGTTGTCGCAGACATCGCAGTTCCTccactctctcttatctctttcTTCACTTggcttttattttcttcttgaaATTGAGAGAATACATATGGGCCAGGAAAAGGAAAAGTCCACTATATTGTTTTATGGGCCGAGATACATAAATGGGCCAGTAAAAGGAAAACTCTTTGCATTCTCATGTCGTTTTTTTCTTACATCTTCCaagttggttttgttttaaCCCAATGTGTGTTCTCCCAATAGGCTGTATTATGAAGCCACATGTAGAAATtaggaaacttttttttttttgaaaaagtaaatTAGGAAATTCTTTGGTAAAAATAtaagggcaattctctcaaatatcttttttaaagtttttgccacaaaaatagctttcaaaaaagaaaatgaccaaaataatttttttttattttgaaatttttaatttttatttttctatttttttaaatttgaaaccatatctCCAAAACCTTACCTTTTAACTATAAAtcctaagtttagattagttaatcttaagatcatttttgtcatttaataaaatttattttggtcatttttttcattgaatactatttttgtgacaaaaacttaaaaatgttatCCAAGAGAATTTctcaaaatagaaatataatgtACACTactttagtattttgctaactACACTACTTTGTTGCCTCAGTATCTTTGGTTTACACAAACCAAAATATGATTTACACCATGAATAAGcctgaaccgaaccaaaatgtTATGTGTGACTAGTGTGACACACTGACATTTAGACTATGATTATCTCCAGTTTCTTAACTGGATTCTTAGATTCGGCTAAAAGacagtttttattttttcttagattttaattaagaaaagctaaaaaccgtctattaaataagagatataaaagtCGTCTCTTACgcgaaaaatgtaaaaaaaaatgtcaattcATGAGGTAAGAACTCCTGCTAGGAAACAGGGTAATGCTTTTATTGGTTAACAATGCATTTACAAATAAACCCGGTTTGAAACCGttttaatactaaacccggtttGAACCAGATATTTAATCCGCGAAGACAAACACCGAAAGGTCTAAAACCTTGTAATAAAAAAgccggcgaggagagagagagagagagctaagAAGTTATCCGATTCAATTCGTCGGAGAATATGGCGGCTGCAGCTTGTGGGCAGCTGAATCTGGAGGAGCCTACTCCGATTCGGGGATCCCGCAGCGTCGATTGCTTCGAGAAGCTCGAACAGATCGGCGAAGGCACCTACGGGTAACTCTCCTTCTTCTGATTTGGTTTGTGGGTGTCACATTCTGATTGCAAATTTCGAATTTTTATCCGTAAAAATTGTTCCTTTATGTGTGAATTGAGTTCTCTGAACATCTCAGGCTTAGATCTGTGTCtctgtgttttgtttttgaatttttgggcAGGCAAGTGTACATGGCGAAAGATATCAAAACCGGTGAAATCGTGGCATTGAAGAAGATCCGTATGGATAATGAACGAGAAGGAGTAAGCACTAAGCAGCTACATTTAGACACTAACTAGGCATTTTAGATAAGTTCATATAATCACTTGTTTGCTTGATAGTTTCCTATAACAGCTATCCGGGAGATTAAAATCCTGAAGAAGCTCCATCATGAAAACGTCATCCACTTGAAAGAGATTGTCACTTCTCcaggtaaataaattaataatgaacACACACATACATGTCTCTCAAATTCTGAAAGAGGCTTTTAGTTTGATTAGACTGTTTTTGTCTTTACAAGGTCGAGATAGGGATGATCAAGGGAAGCCAGGTTATTAGTTGAAACTTATCCAAGATCTTTATAGCTTTATAGATATCTATTAACACTCTTTTGCTCCTGTTTATAGATAA is a genomic window of Brassica napus cultivar Da-Ae chromosome A2, Da-Ae, whole genome shotgun sequence containing:
- the BNAA02G34470D gene encoding uncharacterized protein BNAA02G34470D — translated: MSATTTPYLSLPSFRPRLQNPAKTTHQLSPPLSWSVSKRKKILSSSDRQLWRLCAATPEEIVSSDTSSSSEAIVSGGGGGGQDGVALIIQVLLIAAFLALSVLTIGVVYIGVTEFLGKRERDKFEKEEAAKKSKKSGKKKAATRARAGPRGFGQKIDEDDDIDIDLD
- the LOC106380178 gene encoding elicitor peptide 3, giving the protein MENLRNGEKGHSHWIQFMLFDQSSITTLLLKCLGLESSSSSSSSSSVSSHCEEEDDIEMKEDEDDMTVETTERRLQKSKPKPKPKPSPGIGGKIN